In a single window of the Serratia quinivorans genome:
- the ycgM gene encoding 2-keto-4-pentenoate hydratase/2-oxohepta-3-ene-1,7-dioic acid hydratase (catechol pathway) — protein MYQHRDWQGSLLDFPVNKVVCVGSNYADHIKEMGSATSAEPVVFIKPETALCDIRQPVAIPKEFGSVHHEVELAVLIGTPLKQANEDRVARAIAGYGVALDLTLRELQAGFKKAGQPWEKAKGFDGSCPISGFIPVAEFGDPQNAELSLTVNDQVRQQGNTRDMITPILPLISYMSRFFTLRAGDIILTGTPQGVGPMSSGDMLKITLNGKSLTTRVI, from the coding sequence TTCCGGTAAACAAAGTGGTTTGTGTCGGCAGTAACTACGCCGATCATATTAAGGAAATGGGTAGTGCGACCTCGGCAGAGCCGGTAGTGTTTATCAAGCCTGAAACGGCGCTGTGCGATATCCGCCAGCCGGTGGCGATCCCCAAAGAGTTCGGTTCGGTACATCATGAAGTGGAACTGGCAGTGTTGATTGGCACGCCGTTAAAACAGGCTAATGAAGATCGAGTGGCTCGGGCTATCGCCGGTTACGGTGTTGCGCTGGATTTGACGCTGCGTGAGCTGCAGGCGGGGTTCAAGAAGGCCGGGCAGCCTTGGGAAAAAGCCAAGGGTTTTGACGGCTCTTGCCCGATCTCCGGTTTTATTCCGGTGGCAGAGTTTGGCGATCCGCAAAATGCCGAGCTGTCACTGACGGTCAATGACCAGGTGCGTCAGCAGGGCAATACTCGCGATATGATCACCCCGATCCTGCCGCTGATCAGCTATATGAGCCGTTTCTTCACGCTGCGCGCAGGTGACATTATTCTTACCGGTACTCCGCAAGGCGTTGGCCCGATGAGCTCAGGCGACATGCTGAAAATCACACTCAACGGTAAATCATTAACGACTCGCGTGATTTAA
- a CDS encoding SpoVR family protein, giving the protein MTTSTHDKVKEDKRLSDGPDWTFELLQVYLEHIDRVAKHYKLDTYPHQIEVITSEQMMDAYSSVGMPINYTHWSFGKKFIETEQRYKHGQQGLAYEIVINSNPCIAYLMEENTITMQALVMAHACYGHNSFFKNNYLFRSWTDASSIVDYLLFARHYISQCEERYGVEEVERLLDSCHALMNYGVDRYKRPQKISLVEETARQKSREEYLQSQVNTLWKTLPRVEREEAPEQARRYPSEPQENILYFMEKNAPLLEPWQREILRIVRKVSQYFYPQKQTQVMNEGWATFWHYTILNHLYDEGRVTERFMLEFLHSHTNVVYQPPYNSPYYNGINPYALGFAMFQDIKRICQSPTEEDRYWFPDIAGKDWLETLHFAMRDFKDESFISQFLSPKIMRDFRLFTVLDDDRNNYLEIAAIHDEAGYRAIRQELSAQYNLSDHEPNIQIWNVDLRGDRSLTLRYIPQDRAPLDKSRREVMKHLHRLWGFDIILEQQNEDGSVELLERCPPRPTPL; this is encoded by the coding sequence ATGACTACTTCAACACATGATAAGGTCAAGGAAGATAAACGTCTGAGCGATGGACCGGACTGGACGTTCGAGTTGCTGCAGGTGTATCTGGAGCACATCGATCGCGTAGCCAAACATTACAAGCTCGACACCTACCCGCATCAGATCGAGGTCATTACCTCAGAGCAGATGATGGACGCTTATTCCAGCGTCGGCATGCCGATTAACTACACCCATTGGTCATTCGGTAAAAAATTCATTGAGACCGAGCAGCGCTATAAGCATGGGCAACAGGGCCTGGCCTATGAGATTGTGATCAACTCCAACCCCTGCATCGCCTACCTGATGGAAGAAAACACCATCACCATGCAGGCTTTGGTGATGGCGCACGCCTGCTATGGGCACAATTCCTTCTTCAAGAATAACTACCTGTTCCGCAGTTGGACCGACGCCAGTTCGATTGTCGATTACCTGCTGTTCGCCCGCCACTACATCAGCCAGTGCGAAGAGCGCTACGGCGTTGAAGAGGTGGAGAGGCTGCTGGACTCTTGCCATGCGTTGATGAACTACGGCGTGGACCGTTACAAACGGCCGCAGAAAATTTCACTGGTCGAAGAAACTGCCCGGCAAAAAAGCCGCGAAGAGTACCTGCAAAGCCAGGTAAACACGCTGTGGAAGACCCTGCCACGGGTTGAACGTGAAGAGGCACCTGAGCAGGCGCGCCGCTATCCGAGCGAACCGCAGGAAAACATCCTCTACTTTATGGAGAAGAATGCTCCGTTGCTGGAACCCTGGCAGCGTGAGATTCTGCGCATCGTGCGCAAAGTGAGTCAGTATTTTTATCCGCAGAAACAAACCCAGGTGATGAACGAAGGCTGGGCGACATTCTGGCACTACACCATCCTCAATCATCTGTACGACGAGGGCCGGGTAACCGAACGTTTTATGCTGGAATTTTTGCACAGCCATACCAACGTGGTTTATCAACCGCCTTACAACAGCCCTTATTACAACGGCATTAACCCTTACGCACTGGGCTTTGCCATGTTCCAGGACATCAAGCGCATCTGCCAGTCGCCGACGGAAGAAGATCGTTACTGGTTCCCGGACATCGCCGGTAAAGACTGGCTGGAAACACTTCACTTCGCCATGCGTGACTTCAAGGATGAAAGCTTTATCAGCCAGTTCCTGTCGCCGAAGATCATGCGTGATTTCCGGCTGTTCACCGTACTGGATGACGATCGCAATAACTACCTGGAAATAGCCGCGATCCATGATGAAGCCGGTTACCGCGCAATCCGTCAGGAGCTGTCGGCGCAATATAATCTGAGCGACCACGAACCGAACATACAGATCTGGAATGTAGATTTACGCGGTGACCGTTCATTAACGTTGCGTTATATCCCGCAGGATCGCGCCCCGCTGGATAAAAGTCGGCGTGAAGTGATGAAACACCTGCACCGTCTGTGGGGCTTCGACATTATTTTGGAGCAACAGAACGAAGACGGCAGCGTCGAGCTGTTGGAGCGTTGCCCACCGCGCCCAACACCGCTGTAA
- the fadR gene encoding Fatty acid metabolism regulator protein, which translates to MVIKAQSPAGFAEEYIIESIWNNRFPPGTILPAERELSELIGVTRTTLREVLQRLARDGWLTIQHGKPTKVNNFWETSGLNILETVARLDHQSVPQLIDNLLSVRTNIAAIFIRAAVRNHPEAAQEVLAKATQVEDQADAFNLLDYEIFRGLAFASGNPIYGLIFNGLKGLYTRVGRYYFSNPESRKLALTFYSKLSTLCHEKSYDQVMDCVRNYGKDSGAIWQSMQGTMPSDLTEARR; encoded by the coding sequence ATGGTCATAAAGGCGCAGAGTCCTGCCGGTTTCGCGGAAGAATACATTATCGAGAGTATCTGGAATAATCGCTTCCCTCCTGGCACTATTTTGCCCGCGGAGCGTGAGCTTTCAGAACTGATTGGTGTCACGCGCACCACGTTACGTGAAGTTTTACAACGCCTGGCGCGTGATGGCTGGTTGACCATTCAGCATGGCAAACCGACCAAAGTAAATAATTTCTGGGAAACATCCGGCCTCAATATTCTTGAGACGGTGGCACGCCTCGACCATCAGAGCGTTCCACAATTGATCGACAACCTGCTGTCTGTGCGAACCAATATTGCGGCGATCTTTATTCGCGCAGCGGTGCGTAACCATCCAGAGGCCGCTCAGGAAGTGTTGGCGAAAGCCACTCAGGTGGAAGATCAGGCGGATGCTTTCAACCTGTTGGACTACGAAATTTTCCGTGGTCTGGCGTTTGCTTCCGGCAACCCGATTTACGGTCTGATCTTCAACGGTCTGAAAGGCTTGTATACCCGCGTTGGCCGTTACTACTTCTCAAACCCGGAGTCTCGCAAACTGGCGCTGACTTTCTATAGCAAGCTGTCGACGCTGTGCCATGAGAAGTCATACGATCAGGTAATGGACTGCGTGCGTAACTACGGTAAAGATAGCGGCGCCATTTGGCAAAGCATGCAAGGCACGATGCCAAGCGATCTGACCGAAGCCCGTCGTTAA
- a CDS encoding Uncharacterized conserved protein, giving the protein MSQTPFWQQKTLAEMSEQEWESLCDGCGQCCLNKLIDEDTDEIYFTNVACDQLNIKSCQCRNYERRFELEEDCIKLTRENLTTFDWLPPTCAYRLIGEGKPLFSWHPLVSGSKAAMHGERITVRHIAVRESEVVDWQDHIMNKPSWAR; this is encoded by the coding sequence ATGTCACAAACCCCTTTTTGGCAACAAAAAACGCTGGCGGAAATGTCAGAACAAGAGTGGGAATCGCTGTGCGACGGTTGTGGGCAATGCTGTCTGAATAAGCTGATCGACGAAGATACCGACGAGATTTATTTCACCAACGTAGCCTGTGACCAGTTGAATATTAAATCGTGCCAGTGCCGCAACTATGAACGTCGCTTTGAGCTGGAAGAAGACTGCATCAAGTTGACGCGTGAAAACCTCACGACGTTTGACTGGTTGCCACCGACCTGCGCATATCGCCTGATTGGCGAAGGCAAACCGTTATTCTCCTGGCACCCACTGGTTAGCGGTTCCAAGGCGGCGATGCACGGTGAGCGCATTACGGTGCGGCATATTGCGGTACGTGAAAGTGAGGTGGTGGACTGGCAGGACCACATCATGAACAAACCTAGCTGGGCGCGATAA
- the dadX gene encoding Alanine racemase, catabolic, which yields MPRPISATLHLGAFENNLQVVRRFAPKAKVWSVVKANAYGHGIKHVWRSLAQTDGFALLDLAEAILLRESGWQGPILLLEGFFKPQDLALLDRYRLTTSVHSDWQLAAIAEAKLSAPLDVYLKVNSGMNRLGFAPERLHSIWMKAQEIGNIASLTLMSHFATADGPQGVESQMASIERAAKGITLPRCLANSAATLWHPQTHGSWVRPGIVLYGASPSGQWRDIADSGLQPTMTLSSEIIGVQTLKSGDQVGYGWRYRAEGAQRIGVVACGYADGYPRHAQTGTPVWVDGVLTRTLGTVSMDMLVVDLTPCPHAGIGAEVELWGRRLPVDDVATAAGTLGYELLTALAARVPIITEA from the coding sequence ATGCCTCGCCCGATTTCCGCCACGTTACACCTTGGCGCTTTTGAAAATAACCTGCAGGTGGTTCGCCGTTTCGCCCCCAAAGCCAAAGTCTGGTCGGTGGTCAAGGCCAATGCCTATGGTCACGGTATCAAACATGTCTGGCGCAGTCTGGCGCAGACCGACGGTTTTGCCTTGCTGGATCTGGCCGAAGCCATCTTGCTGCGTGAGTCCGGCTGGCAAGGACCGATTTTGTTGCTGGAAGGTTTTTTCAAGCCACAGGATTTGGCCCTGCTGGACCGCTATCGTTTGACGACCTCGGTACACAGCGACTGGCAACTGGCGGCGATAGCCGAGGCCAAACTGTCGGCACCGCTGGATGTTTACCTGAAAGTGAACAGTGGCATGAACCGTCTGGGTTTTGCACCGGAACGTTTGCACTCTATCTGGATGAAGGCTCAGGAGATCGGCAATATCGCCAGCCTGACGCTGATGAGTCATTTCGCCACCGCGGACGGTCCACAGGGCGTCGAGTCGCAAATGGCCAGCATAGAACGGGCGGCGAAGGGCATCACTTTGCCGCGCTGTCTGGCCAACTCTGCCGCTACGCTGTGGCACCCGCAAACCCATGGCAGTTGGGTGCGGCCGGGCATTGTGCTCTATGGCGCTTCTCCAAGCGGCCAATGGCGTGACATTGCCGACAGCGGTCTGCAACCCACCATGACGCTGAGTAGCGAAATTATCGGTGTTCAAACGCTGAAATCCGGTGATCAGGTGGGTTATGGCTGGCGTTACCGCGCCGAGGGAGCGCAACGCATCGGCGTGGTAGCCTGTGGTTATGCCGATGGTTATCCGCGTCATGCGCAAACCGGTACGCCAGTCTGGGTGGACGGTGTGCTGACACGAACGTTAGGCACGGTTTCAATGGATATGCTGGTGGTCGATCTGACGCCTTGCCCGCATGCGGGTATCGGGGCGGAAGTGGAACTGTGGGGGCGGCGCCTGCCGGTTGACGATGTCGCCACCGCGGCAGGTACGCTGGGTTATGAATTACTGACGGCGCTGGCCGCCAGAGTGCCAATCATCACCGAGGCGTAA
- the soxB gene encoding Sarcosine oxidase subunit beta, with the protein MRVVILGSGVVGVASAWYLAKAGHEVTVIDRQPGPAMETSAANAGQISPGYAAPWAAPGVPLKAVKWMFQRHAPLAVRLDGSSFQLSWMWQMLKNCNTEHYMTNKGRMVRLAEYSRDCIKALRQETGIQYEGRQGGTLQLFRTQQQFESAAKDIAVLEDAGVPYKLLEASQLASVEPALAQVAHKLTGGLQLPNDETGDCQLFTQQLAKLAQQAGVTFLYNRSVDRLLVEGDKISGVQCGGEIFKADSYVVAFGSYSTALLRDLVSIPVYPLKGYSLTIPITDESAAPFSTVLDETYKIAITRFDQRIRVGGMAEIVGFNTQLEQKRRETLEMVVRDLYPNGGRVEDATFWTGLRPMTPDGTPIVGKTSLKNLFLNTGHGTLGWTMACGSGQLLSDLISGITPAIPSDDLGVARYSAGFRSLYTGPLNDVHPAR; encoded by the coding sequence ATGCGAGTGGTAATTTTAGGTAGTGGAGTGGTGGGTGTTGCCAGCGCCTGGTATTTGGCGAAAGCGGGGCATGAGGTGACGGTGATCGATCGTCAACCCGGCCCGGCGATGGAAACCAGTGCGGCGAATGCCGGTCAGATCTCACCGGGCTATGCGGCTCCGTGGGCTGCGCCTGGCGTGCCTTTGAAGGCGGTTAAATGGATGTTCCAGCGCCATGCGCCTTTGGCGGTTCGTCTGGACGGCAGCAGCTTCCAATTGAGCTGGATGTGGCAGATGCTCAAAAACTGCAACACCGAACACTACATGACCAATAAAGGGCGTATGGTGCGGCTGGCGGAATACAGTCGTGACTGTATCAAGGCGCTGCGCCAGGAAACCGGCATCCAGTATGAAGGCCGTCAGGGCGGGACGCTGCAACTGTTCCGTACCCAGCAACAGTTTGAAAGTGCGGCGAAAGACATCGCGGTGTTGGAAGATGCCGGCGTGCCCTACAAACTGCTGGAAGCCAGTCAGTTGGCCAGCGTTGAACCTGCACTTGCGCAGGTGGCACATAAGCTGACCGGTGGGCTGCAACTGCCTAACGATGAAACCGGCGACTGCCAACTCTTTACCCAGCAACTGGCCAAACTGGCGCAGCAGGCCGGAGTTACTTTCCTGTATAACCGCAGCGTCGATCGCCTGCTGGTAGAAGGGGACAAGATCAGCGGTGTGCAATGTGGCGGAGAAATCTTCAAAGCCGACAGCTACGTAGTGGCCTTTGGTTCTTATTCCACCGCGCTGTTGCGTGACCTGGTGTCGATCCCTGTCTATCCGCTGAAAGGCTACTCGCTGACCATTCCTATTACCGATGAGTCCGCCGCACCGTTCTCGACCGTGCTGGATGAAACTTACAAAATCGCCATTACCCGTTTCGATCAGCGTATTCGCGTCGGCGGCATGGCGGAAATCGTTGGTTTTAACACTCAGCTTGAACAAAAGCGTAGAGAGACGCTGGAGATGGTGGTGCGCGACCTTTACCCTAACGGTGGACGGGTGGAAGACGCTACCTTCTGGACTGGTTTGCGGCCGATGACGCCGGACGGCACGCCAATTGTCGGCAAGACCTCGCTGAAAAATCTGTTCCTGAATACCGGCCACGGCACCCTGGGCTGGACCATGGCCTGTGGTTCCGGCCAACTGCTTTCCGATTTGATTTCCGGTATCACACCGGCCATTCCTTCAGACGATCTGGGAGTGGCACGTTACAGCGCCGGATTTCGCAGCCTCTACACCGGCCCCTTGAACGATGTGCATCCCGCGCGTTAA
- a CDS encoding Bacterial protein of uncharacterised function (DUF883): protein MFGKAEDKVNEAAGAVEEAFGKATDSPDHQVKGAARKYASQASYAARDAADTVRTQVESNPLAGVAIAAAVGIVFGFLLGRK, encoded by the coding sequence ATGTTTGGAAAAGCAGAAGACAAGGTCAATGAAGCTGCCGGTGCCGTTGAAGAAGCCTTTGGTAAGGCAACGGACTCGCCGGATCATCAGGTTAAAGGCGCAGCCCGCAAATATGCCTCTCAGGCCAGCTACGCGGCTCGCGATGCGGCTGATACGGTGCGGACTCAGGTTGAATCCAACCCACTTGCCGGCGTGGCTATCGCCGCTGCAGTCGGGATTGTTTTCGGTTTCTTGCTGGGCCGTAAATAA
- the dsbB gene encoding Disulfide oxidoreductase encodes MLQFFNRCSQGRGAWLLMALTALVLELVALYFQHVMLLQPCVMCIYERCALFGILGASLLGAIAPKTPLRYAAILLWIYSAWEGLQLAWKHTMIQLHPSPFNTCDFFVSFPSWLPLDKWLPAVFHASGDCSVRQWEFLTLEMPQWLVGIFTAYLLFAIIVLIAQFVRPRRRDLFGR; translated from the coding sequence ATGTTGCAATTCTTTAACCGCTGCTCGCAGGGGCGCGGTGCTTGGCTGTTGATGGCCCTGACTGCGCTGGTGCTGGAATTAGTTGCTCTCTACTTTCAGCACGTAATGCTGCTGCAACCCTGTGTGATGTGCATTTACGAACGCTGTGCGCTGTTTGGCATTCTGGGCGCCTCGCTGCTCGGTGCCATCGCACCGAAAACGCCACTGCGTTATGCCGCTATCCTGCTGTGGATTTACAGCGCCTGGGAAGGCCTGCAATTGGCATGGAAACACACCATGATCCAACTGCATCCTTCGCCGTTTAATACCTGTGATTTCTTTGTCAGCTTCCCATCTTGGCTGCCGCTGGATAAGTGGCTGCCTGCCGTGTTTCACGCGTCCGGTGACTGTTCAGTGCGTCAATGGGAGTTTCTGACTCTGGAGATGCCGCAGTGGCTGGTGGGTATCTTCACGGCTTATCTGCTTTTCGCCATCATTGTGTTGATCGCGCAGTTTGTGCGCCCGCGTCGACGTGACCTGTTTGGTCGTTAA
- the nhaB gene encoding Sodium/proton antiporter nhaB, protein METTFRSALVKNFLGQSPDWYKLAILVFLVVNPLVFFLVDPFIAGWLLVVEFIFTLAMALKCYPLLPGGLLAIESVLIGMTSPDRVGEEIAHNLEVLLLLIFMVAGIYFMKQLLLFVFTKLLLNIRSKMLLSLAFCFAAALLSAFLDALTVVAVVISVATGFYSIYHNVASNRSDGNDGNIDVGDDSTLVSDDHKQTLEQFRAFLRSLLMHAGVGTALGGVMTMVGEPQNLIIAKSAGWGFVDFFLRMAPVTLPVFACGLLVCLLLERFGVFGYGAKLPERVREVLTEFDRQATAGRSKQEQVRLVVQALIGIWLVVALAFHLAEVGLIGLSVIILATSLCGVTDEHAIGKAFQEALPFTALLTVFFTVVAVIIEQHLFTPIIHFVLQAQPSSQLALFYLFNGLLSSVSDNVFVGTVYINEARAAFENGVISLKQFEMLAVAINTGTNLPSVATPNGQAAFLFLLTSALAPLVRLSYGRMVWMALPYTVVLTLVGLLCVQFTLAPATDLLTQWHWLTLPSIEAATH, encoded by the coding sequence ATGGAAACGACCTTTCGCAGTGCCCTGGTGAAAAACTTCCTCGGGCAATCACCAGACTGGTACAAACTGGCCATTCTGGTTTTCCTGGTGGTCAACCCACTGGTTTTCTTCCTGGTCGATCCGTTCATTGCGGGTTGGCTGTTAGTAGTCGAATTTATCTTTACCCTGGCAATGGCGCTGAAGTGCTACCCACTGCTGCCGGGTGGTCTGCTGGCCATTGAGTCAGTGCTGATCGGCATGACCAGCCCCGATCGGGTGGGTGAGGAAATTGCCCATAATCTGGAAGTGCTGCTGCTGCTGATCTTTATGGTAGCCGGCATCTACTTTATGAAGCAGTTGCTGCTGTTCGTTTTCACCAAGCTACTGCTCAACATCCGCTCAAAAATGCTGCTTTCTTTGGCATTCTGTTTTGCGGCGGCGCTGCTGTCAGCCTTCCTCGATGCATTGACGGTCGTTGCGGTGGTTATCAGCGTCGCTACCGGATTTTATTCGATCTACCACAACGTGGCTTCAAACCGTTCTGACGGTAATGACGGTAATATTGATGTCGGTGACGATAGCACCCTGGTCAGTGACGATCACAAACAGACGCTCGAGCAGTTCCGCGCCTTCTTGCGCAGCCTGCTGATGCACGCAGGCGTCGGTACCGCGCTGGGCGGCGTGATGACCATGGTGGGTGAACCGCAGAACCTGATTATTGCCAAAAGCGCCGGCTGGGGATTTGTTGACTTCTTCCTGCGCATGGCGCCGGTTACCCTGCCGGTGTTTGCGTGCGGCCTGCTGGTTTGCTTACTGCTCGAACGCTTCGGCGTCTTCGGCTACGGAGCAAAACTGCCGGAACGCGTACGTGAGGTACTGACCGAGTTTGACCGCCAGGCTACCGCCGGACGCAGTAAACAAGAACAGGTCAGATTGGTCGTTCAGGCGCTAATCGGCATTTGGTTGGTGGTGGCGCTGGCCTTTCATCTGGCGGAAGTAGGCCTGATTGGTCTTTCGGTCATTATTCTCGCCACTTCACTGTGCGGCGTCACCGATGAACACGCCATCGGTAAGGCCTTCCAGGAGGCACTGCCTTTTACCGCGCTACTGACGGTATTTTTCACCGTGGTGGCAGTAATTATTGAGCAACACCTGTTTACACCGATTATTCATTTTGTTCTGCAGGCGCAACCCTCTTCACAACTGGCGCTGTTTTATCTGTTTAATGGCCTGCTGTCTTCGGTATCTGACAACGTGTTCGTCGGTACGGTATACATCAATGAAGCCCGTGCTGCATTTGAAAACGGTGTGATTTCCCTGAAGCAGTTCGAAATGCTGGCGGTCGCTATTAATACCGGCACCAATCTGCCATCGGTCGCCACGCCGAATGGTCAGGCGGCTTTCCTGTTCCTGCTGACCTCTGCGCTGGCACCGCTGGTGCGTTTGTCTTACGGGCGGATGGTATGGATGGCTTTACCCTATACTGTGGTATTAACCCTGGTGGGTCTGCTGTGCGTCCAGTTTACACTGGCACCTGCGACTGACCTGCTGACCCAGTGGCATTGGCTCACGCTGCCATCGATTGAAGCCGCTACACACTGA